A window of [Ruminococcus] lactaris ATCC 29176 genomic DNA:
TAAAATATCTGTTTATATTGAAAAAATTATTATTATTGTATAATAAAAACATAAGGCGTGCGTCACATAGAAAAAAGTAACTGATATTGTAATATGCTTTATGAAAGGAGCAAGTTTATGAAGTGTAAATTTTTTACAGCTTTCTTTTATTAAAATTTCCGGAGGCATAATAGATGATTTATTATTTTGACAGCGTTTATGTCATAGGCGGTTTAGCATTACTTTTTCTTATACTACTGGCTTTTTTGAAATTTATGAAAAGAAAAAGCAATATGTATTTATTATGCTTTTCTGTTATGTACATATACTTATGTGTTGTCCTTGATTTAACGCAATTCCCAATTTATGCATCGGAAGGAATGAAAGCAGCAATGGGTGGACAAAATGTTTGGAGAGAAATGAATTTGATTCCACTAAAGACGATAGTGACAGATTTTTCAATGGAGAGCGTTCTGAATATTATAGTGACAATTCCATTGGGATTTGGGTTATCGTTTCTGATGAGATGCTCTTGGCGACAAATTATGCTGAGTGGATTACTGGTGGGTGGATGTGCAGAGGCAGGGCAATTATTGACTGCGTTATGGGTTGGATTTACTTTCAGACATGTGAATATAGACGATATTCTTTTGAATATTATAGGAGTATTGTTAGGATATGGGGTATTTAAAATATTCCGTAATGTATTTCAGTGGGGATACAAAAAGTTAGAAACGAACTCAAATGCTTTTTTGTCCTATATTAAATGTGTGTGCGATGACAATTCTGATGCATTGTTAAAGTGATATATGAAAAATGCAGAGGGAAAAGATTTAAGATAAAGGGGAAAACATCCTGGCAGTTTTGACTGTCGGGATGTTTTGTTATGAAATCGGATGATCGGTTGATAAAAGGTTGAATAATTCTCATTTTATCCCCTTCGAATTCGAGGGGGAAATGGGGAAGGAGAAAATACATTAACAATTTCACCCAAGATCAGGAGACAGGAATTTATACACAATTCCACAATTTTTCCCCATTCTCTTTCAGCCATTTTTCCTGGACTTTGTAATCCGGCAGAACGGACGCAACTACATTATAAAAAGCTCTGGAGTGGTTCATTTCTTTCCGATGAGCCAGCTCATGAACGACAATATAATCAACCACTTCTTCGGGAGCGAAGATCAGACGCCAGTTAAAGTTAAGGTTTCCCTTGCTGCTGCAGCTTCCCCAGCGGGTCTTCTGCTCCCGGATAGAGATCCGGCCGTAAGTAACGCCCATAAGTCTTGCGTAGTAAGCAGCCTTTTGCGTAAAAATAGAACGGGCAGTCTCAATATACCGTCTGCGTTGTGCATCTGAGAGCGTGGGGCGGTCTTTTTTTAGTTGTACCTGTTTTTCGTAACGCTGCTTATTTTCGGCAGAATGTTTTACGATCCAGTCAGCTTTCTGATGGATGAAAGAATTGATAAAGGAACGGGGACAACCATAGGGAGCACGCACGATGACCTGTCCGTCAGGACGGATCTGAATTGCAACGGATTTCCGCTTACTGTAGATAATTTCGTAAGAAATGGGAAAACTCATACTTATTGTACCTCCGGTCTGTAATGATTAGGTCTGCATTTATTATAACTCAAAAGACAGAGATGAAAAATGAGAAAAATTTATTGTTTCTATACAAAGGATACAAATAAGCGAAATTGTTCCTATAGGAAGAACTACAAAAGTAGAGAAATTAAAGTGCGGAAAATTGTATAAATTGTTTGTGAAAAAATACAATCGTTATTTATTTAACGAAAACCACCTGAAAAAGCGATAAAAAATGGACAGAACGTAGAATAAAAAAAGAGCAAATTGAAGTAAAAATAGAGTGGTCTCGGTATTTTTCTGCGAGGTTTGTAAAATGTTGACAAAAGAATTTTTCGGGAGTACTATTCCATTAAATAAGAAGAAAAGGAGGGAGCAATACGGGAAATCTGGCAGACACTTTGATGGAAGAACTGAACTGTGAAACGGTGTTCACTCTTCCGATAGTAGGTGGGATTTCAGAATCAGTTGTTGTTACCTGGATTATTATGGCGGTGCTTGTTCTTGCATCGATCATCCTGGTAAGAAACCTGAAAGTAGAAAATCCCGGAAAGGTGCAGCTTGCTCTGGAGGCCGGTATCGGCTGGGCAGAGGATTTCTTTGAGGGAATTTTAGGAAAAGAGAACAAGGGATATATACCGTATCTGATCACGGTACTTCTTTATCTGGCTTGTTCTAATACGCTTGCACCGTTATTTGGCTTTAAGCCGCCGACGAAAGATCTGAACGTAACGGCAGCACTTGCGATCATGAGTATGTGCCTGATCGAGTTTTCGGGCATTAAGAAGAATGGAATGAAGCACTGGGTAAAACACTTTGCTGAGCCTATTCCGATCGTAGCACCGATTATGATTTTGGAGATCGTCATCCGGCCATTGTCGCTTTGTATGCGATTATTTGGAAATATGCTGGCAGGATTTGTGGTAATGGAGCTTCTGAAAGCTGTAGTTCCACTGATTGTACCGATTCCGGTCAGTTTTTATTTCGATATTTTCGATGGCCTTCTTCAGGCGTACGTATTTGTATTCCTGACATCTTTATTCATGATGGAAGAGATGGAGTAAATGTGATCCGCCTGGAGTATCAGACGGGGAAAATCCGGATCACGTGAACAATTTTTAATTAAGAAAAGGAGATTAAGATTATGTCAACACTTATTGCTATTGGAGCAGCTATTGCAGTATTTACAGGTATTGGAGCAGGTATTGGTATCGGACATGCTACAGGAAAGGCTGTAGAAGCGATCGCAAGACAGCCGGAAGCAGAAGGAAAGATCAGTAAGAACCTGATCCTTGGATGTGCACTTGCAGAGGCAACAGCTATTTACGGTTTCATCATCGGTATCCTGATCATCTTCTTCCTGAAATAAGAGCAGAAAAGAGATGGAGGCAGATAACAGGAAAGGCAGGTGTAAAAGGTGCTTTCAATAAATATGGGACTTGTTTGGACCATTATCAACCTTATTGTTCTCTTTCTTCTGTTGAGACATTTCCTGATCAATCCGGTAAGTAATATCATGGAGCAGCGTAGAAAGCTGATCGCAGATGGTCTTCAGAACGCACAGGATACGCAGGACGAAGCGAACCGGTTAAAAGCGGAATATGAGGAAGCACTGAGCGGAGCAAAGAAAGAATCCGCAGAGATTGTTGACAAAGCACGGATCGATGCCAGGGCAGAGTATGACCGCATTGTTGGTGAAGCCGGAGCGAAGGCGGGCAATATCATTGAGAATGCAAAAGAAAATGTGCGTATCGAGCGTGAACAAACAATGAAAGAGCTTCAGTCCCAGATCGCAGGACTTGCGATCGCTTCCGCAGAGAAGATCGTGGGTGACAAAGAGCAGAACATTTATGACCAGTTTTTGGGAGAAGTAGGTGGGACAGATGAAGATACAGACAAGTAAAAGTCAGATTTACTGCCCTGTGGCAGCAGTCAGATATGCACGGGTGCTGTATGAAGTCAATGTCCCGGCAGAAGCTGTGCAGAAGACACGAGAGATCTTCAGTGAAGTACCGCAGCTTCACGATATTTTCGTGAACCCTACCATTGATCTTAAGAAAAAAATGACAGTGATAGATAAGGTATTTCCGGAGGAGATCAGAAATTTCCTTAAAGTGGTTTGCAAATATCAGCGAATGGATCTGATCGAGGATATTTTCGCCGCATATGACAGGTACTGCGATGAACAGAACCAGGTTCTGAATGCTGTCCTGACATGTACTGTACCTCCGAGTGAGGAACAGAAAAAAGGAATGGAGGCGTTCCTTTGCAAAAAGTATGGAGCTAAAAAAGCAAAGATTGAAGTATGCCAGGATCAGGCACTGCTTGGCGGTTTTATTCTCCGCGTTGGCAGTGATGAGTATGACTGGAGTATGAAAGGACGCCTGAACAGATTAGAACAAAGATTGACCTGGAGGTGAACAAGGTGAGTTCAATCAATTCAGATGAGATTATTTCTATCCTGAAAGAGGAGATAGAAAATTTTGATACACTGAGCAAGGACAGTGAAGTTGGTACTGTTGTTGCTGTAGGTGACGGAATCGCCACGATTTATGGGATTGATCACGCCATGTACGGGGAGATCGTTACCTTCGAGACAGGCCTGAAAGGAATGGTACAGGATATCCGTAAGAATGAAATCGGATGTATTCTTTTCGGAAGCGATACAGGCATCCGCGAAGGCACGAAGGTAGCCCGTACAGGAAAGAAGGCAGGCGTTCCGGTTGGCGATGCTTATGTAGGAAGAGTTGTAAATGCACTCGGTGAACCGATCGACGGAAAAGGTGAGATTGCATCAGACGATTACCGCCCGATCGAGAATGAAGCACCGGGAATCGTAGATCGTAAATCAGTCAGTGTCCCGATGGAAACCGGTATTCTTTCCATCGATGCAATGTTTCCGATCGGTCGTGGACAGCGTGAGCTGATCATTGGAGACCGTCAGACGGGAAAGACATCCATTGCTTTGGACACAATTCTGAATCAGAAAGGCAAAGATGTAATCTGTGTCTATGTTGCAATCGGACAGAAAGCATCGACAGTTGCCAAAGTTGTAAATACATTGCAGACGCATGGAGCGATGGATTATACGATTATCGTATCTTCCACAGCAAGCGACTGTGCCCCACTTCAGTACATTGCACCATATGCAGGAACAGCAATGGCTGAATATTTCATGCACAAGGGAAAAGATGCCCTGATCATTTATGATGATCTTTCCAAGCACGCAGTTGCTTATCGTGCTTTATCCCTGTTGCTTGGACGTTCTCCGGGACGTGAGGCATATCCGGGAGATGTCTTTTATCTTCATTCAAGACTTCTGGAGAGATCCAGCCGCCTGAGTGAGGAACTTGGAGGAGGTTCTATTACGGCACTTCCAATTATTGAAACGCAGGCAGGAGATGTATCTGCATACATCCCGACCAACGTAATTTCCATTACAGACGGACAGATCTTCCTGGAGAGCGGACTTTTCGCATCAGGAATGAGACCGGCGGTTAATGTCGGACTTTCTGTATCCCGTGTAGGTGGTGCGGCACAGACGAAAGCAATGAAAAAGGCATCAGGAAGTATCCGTATCGATCTTGCACAGTATCGTGAAATGGAAGTGTTTACGCAGTTCAGTTCTGATCTGGATGCGGCAACCAAGGAACAACTGGAATATGGAAGTGGTCTGATGGAACTTCTGAAGCAGCCATTATATCATCCGCTTTCACTGCATGAGAAGGTAATCACACTCTGTGCAGCAACGCATAAAGTACTTCTTGGAGTAGAAAAGACAAAGATCAAATCATTCCAGGCAGATATGCTTCGTTATTTTGATACAGAGCATCCGGAGATCGGTCAGGAGATCGAGGACAAGAAAGTATTGTCAGAGGAATTGATCACAAAGATCGTAGAGACGGCAAAGGAATTTAAGAAGAGCAGGTGTTAATATGGCAAATATCAGAGAGATACAGAGCAGGATCAACAGTGTCAAGGACACGATGAAGATTACCAATGCAATGTATATGATCTCTTCTTCAAAGCTGACGCAGGCAAGGAAAAAGCTGGCAGATACAGAGCCGTATTTCTATGCACTTCAGGGTGAGATCAGCCGTATTCTCCGTCATATGCCGGAACTGCATCACAGTTATTTCAATCAGAGAGAAGAGATCCCGGCAGAAGAACGAAAGATCGGATCGATCGTGATCACGGCGGATAAGGGTCTCGCCGGAGCTTACAACCATAACATTGTAAAGTTGGAAGAAGAAATCCTGGCGAAGCCGGGACAGCATAAGCTGTTCATTGTCGGAGAACTCGGAAGACATTATTTTGCCAAACGTGATGTAGAGATTGATACAAACTTTAAATATACAGTTCAGAGACCGACCATGCATCGTGCGAGGGACATTTCGGGAGTGATCCTGGAGCAGTTCCGCAACAGGGAGCTGGATGAGGTTTACGTGGTTTACACGAGAATGGAAAATTCGGTGCAGGCTGAAGCGGAAGTCATGAAACTGCTTCCTTTGGAGAGAAGTGATTTCGGTGAGATGAAGATGCCACTGAATATGTACCGTGAGGAAATCGAACTGAATCCATCACCGATGGCGGTCATGAACAGTATTGTACCAAGCTATATCAACGGTATGATCTATGGTTGTCTGGTAGAGGCATATGCAAGTGAACACAATGCACGTATGATGGCGATGAAATCGGCAACGGACAGTGCCCAGGAGCTGATCAAGGAACTGTCGATCCTCTATAACAGAGCAAGGCAGGCAGCCATTACGCAGGAGATCACGGAAGTCTGCAGTGGTGCGAGAGCACAGCAGAAGAAGAGTTAAGGTAACTGTTTAGGACAGATACAGAAAGCGAGATAGAGACATGAATAAAGGACGAATTGTACAGGTTATGGGACCTGTCGTTGACGTAGTATTTGAGAACGGCGACCTTCCTTTTATCAAAGATGCTCTTGAAGTTGAAAATAACGGAAAGAAATGCATCATGGAGGTTGCACAGCACCTCGGAAATAATGAGGTACGCTGCCTGATGCTTGCCGCCAGCGAAGGACTTTGCAAGGATATGGAAGTCACAGCGACCGGAGCGGGTATTCAGGTACCTGTCGGTGAGCAGACACTGGGCAGACTGTTCAATGTACTCGGTGAGACAATCGACAATGGCGAGCCGATCACTGATTCAAAAAAATGGGTCATCCACAGAGAGCCACCAACATTTGAAGAGCAAAGTCCGGTTGTAGAGATTCTTGAGACAGGAATCAAGGTTATCGACCTTCTTGCACCTTATGCAAAAGGTGGTAAGATCGGTCTGTTCGGTGGAGCCGGTGTAGGTAAGACTGTATTGATTCAGGAGCTGATCCGTAACATTGCCACGGAGCATGGCGGATATTCCATCTTTACAGGAGTCGGAGAGCGTTCCCGTGAGGGAAATGACCTCTGGACAGAAATGAAGGCATCAGGAGTACTGGATAAGACAGCACTGGTATTCGGACAGATGAATGAGCCACCTGGAGCACGTATGCGTGTCGCTGAGACAGGACTGACGATGGCAGAATATTTCCGTGATGAGCAGCATCAGAACGTGCTTCTCTTCATTGACAATATTTTCCGTTTTACACAGGCAGGATCTGAGGTATCCGCACTTCTTGGCCGTATGCCTTCAGCCGTTGGTTATCAGCCGACACTGGCTACCGAGATGGGTGAGCTTCAGGAGCGTATCGCATCAACAAAGAACGGTTCAGTTACATCCGTTCAGGCGGTCTATGTACCTGCCGATGACCTGACTGACCCGGCCCCGGCAACAACATTTGCCCATCTGGATGCGACAACTGTACTTTCAAGAAAGATCGTTGAGCAGGGAATTTATCCGGCAGTAGATCCGCTGGAGTCCAGTTCCCGTATTCTGGAAGCAGATGTAGTTGGAGAAGAACATTATGAGGTTGCAAATAAAGTAATCGCAATTCTTCAGAAATATAAAGAATTGCAGGATATCATTGCCATCCTTGGTATGGAAGAGTTATCAGATGAGGATAAGGCAACTGTTATGCGTGCAAGAAAGATTCAGAGATTCCTTTCTCAGCCGTTCTTTGTAGCGGAGACATTTACGGGAATCCCGGGAAAATATGTACCGCTGAAAGAAACGATCCGTGGATTCAAGATGATCATTGACGGAGAGATGGATGAATATCCGGAAAGTGCATTCTTTAATGTTGGAACGATCGACGATGTCATTGCAAAGGCAAAAGCTGAAGCAGAAGAGGCACAGGCATAATAACGGGGTGAGTGCATATGGATACATTTGGTCTTAAAATCATAGCGAGTGACGGAGTGTTCTATGCAGGAAGATGTCAGAAACTGACTATTCCGGCACCGGATGGTGAGAAAGGAATCCTTGCCCATCATGAGAATATGGTGATCGCGGTGACAGTCGGGATTGCCCGGATGAACGTTGACGGGACGGAATGGAAAGAGATTGCTGTAGGAACAGGATTTGCGGAGATTGTAAATAACCGTGTAACTCTGATCGTAGATACAGCGGAGAAGCCGGAAGATATTGATGTACGTCGTGCAAGAGAGCAGAAAGAGCGGGCAGAAGAACAGCTTCGTCAGAAGCAGAGTATTCAGCAGTATTATCATACGCAGGCTTCGCTGGCAAGAGCAATGAACCGACTGCGTCTGTCGCAGGATAAAAAATGGAACTTGTAAGCAAAGTGAAAATATAAGATTATATTTCTTAATGGAAGAGATGTGCATGGAAGGACAAAGGTCTGCAATGTACATCTCTTTTGTCGTACAAACCCAGGCAGGTGTCAGCCTGCCTGGGATCCCTTTTTTGTGATAAAGGAATCTTTTTTATTGCGTTTTCGTATGGATTATACTACAATTAATTATGTCTGAGTATGGGCAGAAGAACCATAGTAATAGAGACAAGGGGAGATATTTGTATGAGTGATAGAGATAATCCGCGTTCTCTCGTAGAGATTATGAATGATGTACTGAGTACGGTACGTGAACATTATGACTCCGAGTATGTATATTATATTGAAAAAGAATATGAAGATATTGATGTGATTTATGAGTGGTGTGCCAAGCATGTGCCATGGCAGAGGGATAAGATCAAGATGCTGCCGAAGGATCAACGGCCACGCTGGATGGAACAGGAGATTACGGACACCACGGAGGACAGCTACAGTGTCTTCAGGAGACTGGATGAGAATACTGTGGCAATTCTTGCAGCAGTAGGGGTTCACCGTGGAGGATGCGAAGTGGATCTGCTGCGGAGCGTTCTGGCGTATCTTCCGGAGGCCATTACTTTACAGAAGCTTCAGAAGCAGCAGGAGTATCTGAGTTATCATGACAAGCTTACGGGACTATACAATAGAAACAGTTTTGTTTCTTATACAACGGATATAAATCCCGATGAGTTAAATTCATTAGGTGCAGTATCGGTAGATATTAACGGTCTTAAGAATTTTAATAAGGAATTTGGAAGAGATTACGGAGATGAAGTAGTGATCCGTGTCGGGGAAGTGCTGGAAGAGTATTTCCATACTGCAAATGTATATCGTATGACCGGGGATGAGTACCTGGTTCTGGTGGAAAATATCACATACGAAGAGTTTATGAAGCAGGTACACGGCACGTATACGAAGCTGGATAATATCAGTCTCGGACTTGCTTCTCTTGGCTGTGCATGGGAGAAGATCGACATTGATGTGGATGCACTGGTTTTAAGTGCCGAGAACATGATGCGTGAAGAGAAGAAAAAGTATTATAAGAATCTGCGGAAGGGTCATCATGAACCGATCATCAAGCAGGATCTTCTGGAGGATATTGAGGAAGGCAGATTTATCGTATGTCTTGTTCCGAAGATTGATGTGGCGACCGGCAATGTGGCAGGAGCAGAGGCAGTCGTACGCTACCACCACAAGGATCTTGGAATCATGGAACCGGGAAGATATATTAATCTTCTGGAAGAGACAAGACTGTCCCATTATCTGGATCTGTATGTTTTTGAGGAGGTCTGCAAGACCCTGCACAGATGGGAGCTGGACAATCTCCCGATGATTCCGGTTTCTGTCAATTTTGCAGGCACGACATTAAGACAGGACAATCTAATCGAAGAGATGGAGAAGCTTATAGATCGGTATCGTGTCCGTTGTGAATATCTCGAAGTAGAGGTATCCGAATCTTATGCCGACATGAATCAGGAGATGCTGGCAGAGACCAGCAGTAAGATCCGGAAGGCGAATGTCCGGGTGATCCTGGATCATTTCGGGTCAAAAAATTCCAGCTTTTCCATTCTTTCACTGATGGAATTTGATGGATTGAAGCTGGATAAAAGTGTGATTTCAAATTTAGTCGGAAACCGGAGAAGCAGGCTTGTTGCAAAAGCGGTGATCGATATCTGCCGTCAGCTTGGTGCCGTGGTCATGGCATCCGGTGTGGAGACGCAGGATCAGGTGAATGTACTGGAAGAACTGGGATGTGATTATGCACAGGGATCATTCTTTAATAAGGCGATTACGATCGAGACATTTGAAGTAAGATATTTAAAAGAGTAGAGAAATGAAAAATGAGAGTTTCAGACGATCTTTTTCGATGTTGTGTGCGGCAGTGGGATTGATAGTCCTGATGGGAATTGCAGTGGCAGGGCAGATGGAAAGCACGGAACAGCAGAATCAGAAACTCCTTTCTGAAAATCAGAAGCTGACAGAAGAGAACGAAAGACTTGAAAAAGATTTAAATAACTGGAAGATTGCAAAAGAAATAAAAGAAGCACCCGCAGTCCGGCTGAAGGAAGATTCAGAGAACTGGATGCTTGCACTTGTAAATGAAGAGTATCCGCTGGCGAAAGACTATACACCGGCATCTCTGACAAAGCTGGATGAGAAGTGCTCAGTGGATACAAGAATTTACGGAGAGCTGGAGCAGATGATCGCAGATGCGAGACAGGCGGGGCTGAATTTATATGTGACATCAGCATACCGGTCTTATGATCGCCAGCGGGAAGTGTTTGATACGACAATGAAAGACTGGATCAGTAAAGGATACAGTCCACTGGATGCTTATGATGAGACGAAGAAATCTGTGGCAGTTCCGGGTACCAGTGAACATGCGACAGGACTTGCGGTGGACATTATTTCCGGACAGTATACCGGATTGGATGATAAGCAGGGAGATACAGCCGAGCAGGAATGGCTGATGGCACATTGTCAGGAATATGGATTTATTCTGCGGTTTCCAAAAGATAAATCCAATGTAACGGGGATTGTTTATGAACCGTGGCATTATCGATATGTAGGAAAAGAAGCGGCCAAAAAGATAACTGAGCAGGGGATCACCTTGGAAGAATATCTTCAGGCTGATTGATGGATAAACAGGGGGCAGGCGAAAATAAGACTGTCGATACCAATGGGAAAT
This region includes:
- a CDS encoding VanZ family protein, producing MIYYFDSVYVIGGLALLFLILLAFLKFMKRKSNMYLLCFSVMYIYLCVVLDLTQFPIYASEGMKAAMGGQNVWREMNLIPLKTIVTDFSMESVLNIIVTIPLGFGLSFLMRCSWRQIMLSGLLVGGCAEAGQLLTALWVGFTFRHVNIDDILLNIIGVLLGYGVFKIFRNVFQWGYKKLETNSNAFLSYIKCVCDDNSDALLK
- a CDS encoding M48 family metallopeptidase, which gives rise to MSFPISYEIIYSKRKSVAIQIRPDGQVIVRAPYGCPRSFINSFIHQKADWIVKHSAENKQRYEKQVQLKKDRPTLSDAQRRRYIETARSIFTQKAAYYARLMGVTYGRISIREQKTRWGSCSSKGNLNFNWRLIFAPEEVVDYIVVHELAHRKEMNHSRAFYNVVASVLPDYKVQEKWLKENGEKLWNCV
- a CDS encoding F0F1 ATP synthase subunit A, with translation MEELNCETVFTLPIVGGISESVVVTWIIMAVLVLASIILVRNLKVENPGKVQLALEAGIGWAEDFFEGILGKENKGYIPYLITVLLYLACSNTLAPLFGFKPPTKDLNVTAALAIMSMCLIEFSGIKKNGMKHWVKHFAEPIPIVAPIMILEIVIRPLSLCMRLFGNMLAGFVVMELLKAVVPLIVPIPVSFYFDIFDGLLQAYVFVFLTSLFMMEEME
- the atpE gene encoding ATP synthase F0 subunit C, giving the protein MSTLIAIGAAIAVFTGIGAGIGIGHATGKAVEAIARQPEAEGKISKNLILGCALAEATAIYGFIIGILIIFFLK
- the atpF gene encoding F0F1 ATP synthase subunit B gives rise to the protein MGLVWTIINLIVLFLLLRHFLINPVSNIMEQRRKLIADGLQNAQDTQDEANRLKAEYEEALSGAKKESAEIVDKARIDARAEYDRIVGEAGAKAGNIIENAKENVRIEREQTMKELQSQIAGLAIASAEKIVGDKEQNIYDQFLGEVGGTDEDTDK
- the atpH gene encoding ATP synthase F1 subunit delta — encoded protein: MKIQTSKSQIYCPVAAVRYARVLYEVNVPAEAVQKTREIFSEVPQLHDIFVNPTIDLKKKMTVIDKVFPEEIRNFLKVVCKYQRMDLIEDIFAAYDRYCDEQNQVLNAVLTCTVPPSEEQKKGMEAFLCKKYGAKKAKIEVCQDQALLGGFILRVGSDEYDWSMKGRLNRLEQRLTWR
- the atpA gene encoding F0F1 ATP synthase subunit alpha encodes the protein MSSINSDEIISILKEEIENFDTLSKDSEVGTVVAVGDGIATIYGIDHAMYGEIVTFETGLKGMVQDIRKNEIGCILFGSDTGIREGTKVARTGKKAGVPVGDAYVGRVVNALGEPIDGKGEIASDDYRPIENEAPGIVDRKSVSVPMETGILSIDAMFPIGRGQRELIIGDRQTGKTSIALDTILNQKGKDVICVYVAIGQKASTVAKVVNTLQTHGAMDYTIIVSSTASDCAPLQYIAPYAGTAMAEYFMHKGKDALIIYDDLSKHAVAYRALSLLLGRSPGREAYPGDVFYLHSRLLERSSRLSEELGGGSITALPIIETQAGDVSAYIPTNVISITDGQIFLESGLFASGMRPAVNVGLSVSRVGGAAQTKAMKKASGSIRIDLAQYREMEVFTQFSSDLDAATKEQLEYGSGLMELLKQPLYHPLSLHEKVITLCAATHKVLLGVEKTKIKSFQADMLRYFDTEHPEIGQEIEDKKVLSEELITKIVETAKEFKKSRC
- the atpG gene encoding ATP synthase F1 subunit gamma; amino-acid sequence: MANIREIQSRINSVKDTMKITNAMYMISSSKLTQARKKLADTEPYFYALQGEISRILRHMPELHHSYFNQREEIPAEERKIGSIVITADKGLAGAYNHNIVKLEEEILAKPGQHKLFIVGELGRHYFAKRDVEIDTNFKYTVQRPTMHRARDISGVILEQFRNRELDEVYVVYTRMENSVQAEAEVMKLLPLERSDFGEMKMPLNMYREEIELNPSPMAVMNSIVPSYINGMIYGCLVEAYASEHNARMMAMKSATDSAQELIKELSILYNRARQAAITQEITEVCSGARAQQKKS
- the atpD gene encoding F0F1 ATP synthase subunit beta, whose protein sequence is MNKGRIVQVMGPVVDVVFENGDLPFIKDALEVENNGKKCIMEVAQHLGNNEVRCLMLAASEGLCKDMEVTATGAGIQVPVGEQTLGRLFNVLGETIDNGEPITDSKKWVIHREPPTFEEQSPVVEILETGIKVIDLLAPYAKGGKIGLFGGAGVGKTVLIQELIRNIATEHGGYSIFTGVGERSREGNDLWTEMKASGVLDKTALVFGQMNEPPGARMRVAETGLTMAEYFRDEQHQNVLLFIDNIFRFTQAGSEVSALLGRMPSAVGYQPTLATEMGELQERIASTKNGSVTSVQAVYVPADDLTDPAPATTFAHLDATTVLSRKIVEQGIYPAVDPLESSSRILEADVVGEEHYEVANKVIAILQKYKELQDIIAILGMEELSDEDKATVMRARKIQRFLSQPFFVAETFTGIPGKYVPLKETIRGFKMIIDGEMDEYPESAFFNVGTIDDVIAKAKAEAEEAQA
- the atpC gene encoding ATP synthase F1 subunit epsilon, producing the protein MDTFGLKIIASDGVFYAGRCQKLTIPAPDGEKGILAHHENMVIAVTVGIARMNVDGTEWKEIAVGTGFAEIVNNRVTLIVDTAEKPEDIDVRRAREQKERAEEQLRQKQSIQQYYHTQASLARAMNRLRLSQDKKWNL
- a CDS encoding GGDEF domain-containing protein gives rise to the protein MSDRDNPRSLVEIMNDVLSTVREHYDSEYVYYIEKEYEDIDVIYEWCAKHVPWQRDKIKMLPKDQRPRWMEQEITDTTEDSYSVFRRLDENTVAILAAVGVHRGGCEVDLLRSVLAYLPEAITLQKLQKQQEYLSYHDKLTGLYNRNSFVSYTTDINPDELNSLGAVSVDINGLKNFNKEFGRDYGDEVVIRVGEVLEEYFHTANVYRMTGDEYLVLVENITYEEFMKQVHGTYTKLDNISLGLASLGCAWEKIDIDVDALVLSAENMMREEKKKYYKNLRKGHHEPIIKQDLLEDIEEGRFIVCLVPKIDVATGNVAGAEAVVRYHHKDLGIMEPGRYINLLEETRLSHYLDLYVFEEVCKTLHRWELDNLPMIPVSVNFAGTTLRQDNLIEEMEKLIDRYRVRCEYLEVEVSESYADMNQEMLAETSSKIRKANVRVILDHFGSKNSSFSILSLMEFDGLKLDKSVISNLVGNRRSRLVAKAVIDICRQLGAVVMASGVETQDQVNVLEELGCDYAQGSFFNKAITIETFEVRYLKE
- a CDS encoding D-alanyl-D-alanine carboxypeptidase family protein codes for the protein MKNESFRRSFSMLCAAVGLIVLMGIAVAGQMESTEQQNQKLLSENQKLTEENERLEKDLNNWKIAKEIKEAPAVRLKEDSENWMLALVNEEYPLAKDYTPASLTKLDEKCSVDTRIYGELEQMIADARQAGLNLYVTSAYRSYDRQREVFDTTMKDWISKGYSPLDAYDETKKSVAVPGTSEHATGLAVDIISGQYTGLDDKQGDTAEQEWLMAHCQEYGFILRFPKDKSNVTGIVYEPWHYRYVGKEAAKKITEQGITLEEYLQAD